From Candidatus Polarisedimenticolia bacterium, the proteins below share one genomic window:
- a CDS encoding cation:proton antiporter, with amino-acid sequence MHTLTFLEDLAVVMIVAGVVTVVFQKLRQPVVLGYMIAGIIIGPHTPPFPLITDQKAIETLAELGIIFLMFSLGLEFSLRRLRRVGVASLLAALLEIVMMLGAGYAIGRAFGWSEIDSMFLGAMIAISSTTIIVKALQELGRTKEEASQLIFGILIVEDLVGIAMIAFLTGFATSGRVDPAEILLTIGRLAAFVGILVLPGLLIVPLLLSAIARLRRDEMLLISVLGLCFGVSLLSAKLGYSVALGAFIIGALIAESRESGRVQGLTEPIRHMFSAVFFVAIGLLIDPRLIGTHAVPIVAISLAIVVGKVLTCALGALLCGRDIRTSLRVGMGLAQIGEFSFIIAALGISLRVTGEFLYPIVVCVSAITTFLTPYMMRWSDPFAGALQRTAPRSVLAAIELYGTHVRRLGESTEPPAGARLLRRLALRLLMNMGIIMAVFLSARAAWPKMSVSLARFPDWLGGERTFLWGSALVLSLPVLVVAFRNLRALGTVLAGMSVPRREPHEQADTSRAIISTTVILAGSIGITIVVLLLSSAILPPWPALVALLLVLTGATVFAWRPVAALYERAALAFHAPIDSIAAQHGDQPAPLYDLPHEMELERVSIPAAARALGRRIRELEIRSRTGASVVAIGRGGQRVVNPSPDEELQAGDDVFLLGDAFQRKSARELLATSTPPRSTPGTGG; translated from the coding sequence ATGCACACGCTGACCTTCCTGGAAGATCTCGCCGTCGTCATGATCGTCGCGGGTGTCGTGACGGTCGTCTTCCAGAAGCTGCGGCAGCCCGTGGTGCTCGGCTACATGATCGCCGGCATCATCATCGGGCCCCACACGCCTCCCTTTCCGCTGATCACCGACCAGAAGGCGATCGAGACTCTGGCGGAGCTGGGGATCATCTTCCTCATGTTCTCCCTCGGTCTCGAATTCAGCCTGCGTCGCCTGCGGCGCGTGGGCGTCGCCTCCCTGCTCGCGGCCCTGCTCGAGATCGTGATGATGCTGGGCGCCGGGTACGCGATAGGGCGGGCCTTCGGATGGAGCGAGATCGACAGCATGTTCCTGGGGGCCATGATCGCCATTTCCTCCACGACGATCATCGTCAAGGCCCTTCAGGAGCTCGGCCGGACGAAGGAAGAGGCCTCCCAGCTCATCTTCGGCATCCTGATCGTCGAGGACCTGGTCGGGATCGCCATGATTGCCTTCCTGACCGGCTTCGCCACGTCGGGGCGCGTCGATCCGGCGGAGATCCTGCTGACCATCGGCCGCCTGGCCGCCTTCGTGGGGATCCTGGTGCTTCCGGGTTTGCTGATCGTTCCGCTTCTGCTGAGCGCCATCGCCCGACTTCGGCGCGATGAGATGCTCCTCATCTCGGTGCTCGGTCTCTGTTTCGGCGTGTCGCTGCTCTCCGCCAAGCTCGGCTACAGCGTCGCTCTGGGCGCCTTCATCATCGGCGCGCTCATCGCGGAGTCCCGGGAGAGCGGCCGGGTGCAGGGCCTCACCGAGCCGATCCGTCACATGTTCAGCGCCGTGTTCTTCGTGGCGATCGGGCTGCTGATCGATCCCCGCCTGATCGGCACCCACGCCGTTCCCATCGTGGCCATCAGCCTGGCGATCGTGGTGGGGAAGGTCCTCACGTGCGCCCTGGGCGCCCTGCTCTGCGGGCGCGACATCCGGACGTCTCTGCGTGTGGGGATGGGGCTGGCGCAGATCGGCGAGTTCTCGTTCATCATCGCCGCCCTGGGCATCTCGCTGCGCGTGACGGGAGAGTTCCTCTACCCGATCGTGGTCTGCGTCTCGGCGATCACGACGTTTCTCACGCCGTACATGATGCGCTGGTCCGACCCGTTCGCCGGAGCGCTCCAACGCACCGCCCCGAGGAGCGTCCTCGCCGCCATCGAGCTCTATGGCACACACGTCCGGCGCCTGGGGGAGTCGACCGAACCTCCCGCCGGCGCCCGTCTGCTCCGCCGCCTCGCCCTGCGACTGCTCATGAACATGGGCATCATCATGGCCGTGTTCCTTTCGGCCCGGGCCGCCTGGCCGAAGATGAGTGTCTCGCTCGCGCGATTTCCAGACTGGCTCGGAGGGGAGCGGACGTTCCTCTGGGGATCGGCGCTCGTCCTGAGCCTGCCCGTTCTGGTGGTGGCGTTCCGCAACCTGAGGGCCCTGGGCACGGTCCTGGCCGGAATGAGCGTTCCCCGGCGCGAGCCCCACGAGCAGGCCGACACGAGCCGGGCGATCATCTCTACCACGGTGATTCTTGCCGGCAGCATCGGCATCACGATCGTCGTCCTGCTGCTCAGCTCCGCCATCCTCCCACCTTGGCCCGCGCTGGTGGCCCTGCTGCTGGTGCTCACGGGAGCCACGGTGTTCGCGTGGCGACCCGTCGCCGCACTCTACGAACGGGCCGCCCTGGCGTTCCATGCCCCCATCGACTCCATCGCCGCTCAGCATGGAGACCAGCCCGCACCGCTTTACGACCTGCCACACGAGATGGAACTCGAAAGAGTCTCGATCCCGGCCGCGGCGCGTGCGCTCGGTCGGCGCATCCGCGAGCTCGAGATCCGCAGCCGCACCGGGGCGAGCGTCGTCGCCATCGGGCGCGGAGGGCAGCGGGTCGTGAACCCCTCTCCCGACGAAGAGCTGCAGGCCGGTGACGACGTCTTCCTCCTGGGAGACGCCTTCCAGCGGAAGAGCGCCCGGGAACTTCTTGCAACGAGCACGCCGCCTCGATCGACCCCGGGTACCGGTGGCTGA
- a CDS encoding kelch repeat-containing protein, with amino-acid sequence MQSATPSIALGSGPTPAHASRRAAPAAAAARVALAVLSLSAAAAPALAADAWGGTKRMVSARAYFTLTTLADGRALATGGRDGPQTTTATAEAYDPASRSWAATGSLASARSEHTATLLADGRVLVTGGFNSALPGRYATVELYDPASGSWSPGASMVAARNGHAAVRLLDGRVLVCGGNGNTGQLASSEVYDPATGLWQSVGNMATARTYHRAVLLDDGRVLVSGGPGAGIPLASAEVFNPTTGTWSAAGTMANGRYHHAMTLLADGRVLVAGGYGQGAPLQSAEIYDPATNQWSPTGGLGTACYGLTATLRPDGRVLAAGGAPISGPPLATTLLYDPATGAWSPAGSLGGGRADHAATLLADGSVLAAGGRFEATADLYGAFPESWSPAANMAADRSYHTATLLGTGDVLVAGGDSALLGGTTAAAERYTPSSNGWTAAGDMTEGRMSHAATRLADGRVLVTGGYSDAAGTSIADARLFSPAAGHWSAAGPMSEARDSHTSTLLDDGRVLVAAGLDQGPYVSLTGSELYAPAAGAWAPTGSLATGRDSHTATLLLDGKILVTGGWDETTFEPLASAEIYDPKTGAWSPTGSMAIARAGHTATLLYDGHVLIVGGYGESDVLRTAEVYEPANDGFASAGSTIWPRVRHTATLLLDGRVLLAGGHSGSGRMASAEIFDPIAYTWTPTANLSVTRDGHTATTLLDARVLVAGGFSGSASLQGAEILTLPPGPPGQPRNVVAAAGDQMALVSWTPPAWNGGSPVTQYTVQAEPGAIQIGVSASLTTVPLDGLVNGVPYTFTVRARNALGAGLWSYPSHVAVPQGGAAAPDATSVSLGPAGGTATTDPASAGPTAADPVETTVAVPPGAGGGEVTIAESTASASAPSGYQFLGQQVEITATAGTTAANPLAITFTIDASLVAGLTPASIAVFRSEDGGAPVLVPDCSGVPGVASPDPCVASRGYVGGTGDVAIAVLTSRASLWNLAAAAGGGCPGACDDGDPCTEDVCDEATHQCRFPPVTCDDGDACTIDLCGALGCTHTVPVPGAPDPILFTSQAVLSWSGSGGAGATHSNTYRGTIPAQMLASRLPGAVYDTICFESADAAGDGAQTSTDPAAPAPGRAFFYLVSGESDCAESPPGFASSGVAIPNGAPCPTPP; translated from the coding sequence ATGCAGTCCGCCACCCCGTCCATTGCCCTCGGCTCCGGCCCCACGCCCGCGCACGCCTCCCGGCGTGCCGCCCCTGCCGCGGCCGCCGCGCGCGTCGCGCTCGCGGTGCTCTCCCTCTCCGCCGCCGCGGCGCCCGCGCTCGCCGCCGACGCCTGGGGCGGCACCAAAAGGATGGTCTCCGCCCGGGCGTACTTCACGCTGACCACCCTCGCCGACGGACGGGCGCTCGCGACCGGCGGCAGGGACGGCCCGCAGACGACGACGGCGACCGCCGAGGCGTACGACCCGGCGTCGCGCTCGTGGGCGGCGACCGGCAGCCTGGCGTCGGCGCGGTCCGAGCACACGGCGACCCTCCTGGCCGACGGGCGGGTGCTGGTCACGGGCGGGTTCAACAGCGCGCTTCCTGGTCGCTACGCCACCGTCGAGCTGTACGACCCGGCGAGCGGCTCCTGGTCGCCGGGGGCGAGCATGGTCGCGGCGCGCAACGGGCACGCCGCCGTGCGGCTCCTCGACGGGCGCGTCCTGGTGTGCGGCGGCAACGGCAACACCGGTCAGCTCGCGTCGTCGGAGGTGTACGACCCGGCGACCGGGCTGTGGCAGTCGGTCGGGAACATGGCGACGGCGCGCACCTACCACCGCGCCGTCCTGCTCGACGACGGCCGGGTCCTGGTCTCCGGCGGCCCCGGGGCGGGAATCCCTCTGGCCTCGGCGGAGGTGTTCAACCCAACCACCGGCACATGGTCCGCCGCGGGGACGATGGCCAACGGCCGCTACCACCACGCCATGACGCTCCTGGCCGACGGGCGGGTCCTGGTCGCGGGGGGCTACGGGCAGGGGGCGCCCCTGCAGTCCGCCGAGATCTACGACCCGGCGACGAACCAGTGGTCCCCGACCGGCGGGTTGGGGACGGCGTGCTACGGCCTGACCGCGACGCTGCGGCCGGACGGCCGGGTGCTCGCCGCCGGCGGTGCGCCGATCAGCGGCCCGCCGCTGGCGACGACGCTGCTGTACGACCCGGCGACCGGCGCGTGGTCGCCGGCGGGCAGCCTGGGCGGCGGCCGGGCCGATCACGCCGCGACGCTCCTCGCCGACGGCTCGGTCCTGGCCGCCGGCGGCCGATTCGAGGCCACCGCGGACCTGTATGGCGCGTTTCCCGAGTCGTGGTCGCCGGCCGCCAACATGGCGGCCGACCGTTCGTACCACACCGCGACGCTCCTCGGCACGGGCGACGTCCTCGTCGCAGGCGGCGACAGCGCGCTCCTCGGCGGCACCACCGCCGCTGCCGAGAGGTACACGCCCTCGAGCAACGGCTGGACGGCGGCGGGGGACATGACCGAGGGGCGGATGTCGCACGCCGCGACGCGGCTCGCCGACGGGCGGGTGCTGGTCACGGGCGGGTACAGCGACGCGGCGGGGACCTCGATCGCGGACGCACGCCTGTTCAGCCCCGCCGCCGGGCACTGGTCGGCCGCCGGGCCGATGTCCGAGGCGCGCGACTCGCACACGTCGACCCTCCTCGACGACGGCCGCGTCCTCGTCGCCGCCGGGCTCGATCAGGGGCCGTACGTCTCGCTCACCGGGTCGGAGCTGTATGCGCCGGCGGCCGGGGCCTGGGCGCCGACCGGCAGCCTCGCCACCGGCCGCGATTCCCACACCGCGACGCTCCTCCTGGACGGCAAGATCCTGGTGACCGGCGGCTGGGACGAGACGACCTTCGAGCCGCTCGCCAGCGCCGAGATCTACGACCCGAAAACCGGGGCGTGGAGCCCGACCGGCTCCATGGCCATCGCGCGCGCCGGGCACACCGCCACGCTCCTGTACGACGGCCACGTGCTGATCGTCGGCGGGTATGGAGAGTCCGACGTTCTCAGGACCGCCGAGGTCTACGAGCCGGCGAACGACGGGTTCGCCTCCGCCGGCTCGACGATTTGGCCGCGCGTCCGGCATACCGCGACGCTCCTGCTCGACGGCCGCGTGCTGCTTGCCGGTGGGCACAGCGGCAGCGGGCGGATGGCGAGCGCCGAAATCTTCGACCCGATCGCGTACACCTGGACGCCGACGGCCAACCTGAGCGTCACGCGCGACGGGCACACGGCGACGACGTTACTGGACGCGCGGGTGCTGGTCGCCGGAGGGTTCAGCGGGAGCGCCAGCCTGCAGGGCGCCGAGATCCTCACGCTCCCGCCGGGGCCTCCGGGCCAGCCGCGCAACGTCGTCGCCGCGGCCGGCGATCAGATGGCGCTCGTGTCGTGGACGCCGCCCGCATGGAACGGCGGCAGCCCCGTCACCCAGTACACCGTCCAGGCGGAGCCCGGCGCCATCCAGATCGGGGTCAGCGCGTCGCTCACGACGGTGCCGCTCGACGGCCTGGTCAACGGGGTGCCGTACACCTTCACCGTGAGGGCGAGGAATGCACTGGGCGCGGGCCTGTGGTCGTATCCCTCGCACGTCGCCGTCCCGCAGGGGGGCGCCGCCGCGCCCGACGCGACGTCGGTCTCCCTGGGTCCGGCCGGCGGCACCGCGACGACCGACCCGGCGTCCGCCGGCCCCACCGCCGCCGATCCCGTCGAGACCACGGTCGCGGTGCCACCCGGCGCGGGCGGCGGCGAGGTGACGATCGCCGAGAGCACCGCGTCGGCGTCGGCGCCGTCCGGATATCAGTTCCTCGGCCAGCAAGTGGAGATCACCGCCACGGCGGGAACGACCGCCGCCAACCCGCTCGCGATCACCTTCACCATCGACGCGTCGCTGGTTGCCGGGCTGACGCCCGCGTCGATCGCCGTCTTCCGCTCGGAGGACGGCGGCGCGCCGGTGCTCGTGCCCGACTGCTCAGGCGTCCCGGGCGTCGCCTCGCCCGATCCGTGCGTCGCGTCGCGCGGCTACGTCGGGGGCACCGGCGACGTCGCCATCGCCGTGCTGACCTCGCGCGCGAGCCTTTGGAACCTCGCCGCCGCCGCGGGCGGCGGCTGCCCGGGGGCGTGCGACGACGGCGATCCGTGCACGGAAGACGTGTGCGACGAGGCGACGCACCAGTGCCGCTTCCCACCCGTGACCTGCGACGACGGCGACGCCTGCACGATCGATCTCTGCGGCGCCCTGGGGTGCACCCACACCGTTCCGGTGCCGGGCGCTCCCGACCCGATCCTGTTCACGAGCCAGGCGGTCCTGTCGTGGTCGGGGAGCGGGGGTGCGGGCGCCACCCATTCCAACACCTACCGCGGGACGATCCCGGCGCAGATGCTCGCCAGCCGGTTGCCCGGCGCCGTGTACGACACGATCTGCTTCGAGAGCGCCGACGCGGCGGGGGACGGGGCGCAGACGAGCACCGACCCGGCGGCGCCCGCTCCGGGGAGAGCGTTCTTCTACCTGGTCAGCGGAGAGTCCGACTGCGCCGAGAGCCCGCCCGGGTTCGCGTCGTCCGGAGTGGCGATCCCGAACGGGGCGCCGTGCCCGACCCCGCCCTGA
- a CDS encoding efflux RND transporter periplasmic adaptor subunit, with protein sequence MAGAGREAIMEMQPARLRDDLVFSTQETPEGLFHIVKDPSTGRFFRFREAEFFILKHLESAADPGTIRAKLETECAAAVPPGAVERFIDRIRSLGLIAGLETGTGRPAESRGRIRGNPLYLRVKVCDPDRLFGALAPRLGFFFTPAFLLSATVLILATIGWSVAHTQELAQDLGRLLQPPVLLFAWLMVFAVTILHESAHGITCKRFGGGVHEVGVMLIYLQLAFYCNVSDAWLFPQKAKRLWVTFSGAFFELFLWALATVTWRITEPDTWLHLAALVVMATSGVKCLFNLNPLIKLDGYYLLSDFLDVPNLRSKAFAYLGNFFGRLWGRPPSGTGNATPREKRIFIVYGLLASVFSFLMLGLILLHIQDRLVARYQGIGFLIFAAIVAILFRNPLRRLLSRPVAALAPTGAASIWKRRPVRASLLLAAVFAAACFGRMPLKVSGEFKIMPSQNADIVALTDGVIEEVPVEEGARVGPGDLIARISDRDWRAELEKTEAEIQERRATLRVLQERRVSAGAAVEKGQERLKYGRVAYRRLQTLSKQGLVSAREFDEAAEQVAVRGKELDESRSALKGAGDDVEANEAAVARLETQREYIEGQIRLLGLVTPHAGVVATPRMKEKIGQYVKKGDLVAKVLELSTVTAEIEIPEREIADVRVGQSVLLKARALAGRTFSGTVTAIAPAVASAEGQPWLKVVRVTTALDNADQLLKAEMTGTAKIICGRRSVLDLLTRRLARYFRVEFWSWW encoded by the coding sequence GTGGCCGGCGCGGGACGCGAGGCGATCATGGAGATGCAACCCGCGCGGCTCAGAGACGACCTCGTCTTCAGCACCCAGGAGACGCCCGAAGGGCTCTTCCACATCGTCAAGGATCCTTCGACGGGCCGGTTCTTCCGATTCCGCGAAGCCGAGTTTTTCATCCTCAAGCACCTCGAGAGCGCGGCCGACCCCGGGACCATCCGCGCGAAGCTGGAAACGGAGTGCGCCGCCGCGGTGCCTCCCGGCGCGGTCGAGCGGTTCATCGACAGGATCCGATCGCTCGGCCTCATCGCGGGGCTGGAGACGGGAACGGGCCGGCCCGCGGAAAGCCGCGGCAGGATCCGCGGCAATCCCCTCTATCTGAGGGTCAAGGTCTGCGATCCGGATCGGCTCTTCGGCGCTCTCGCCCCGAGACTCGGGTTCTTCTTCACACCGGCCTTCCTGCTGAGCGCGACGGTCCTGATCCTCGCCACGATCGGGTGGAGCGTCGCGCACACTCAGGAGCTCGCCCAGGATCTCGGCCGGCTCCTGCAGCCGCCGGTCCTTCTGTTCGCCTGGTTGATGGTGTTCGCAGTCACAATCCTGCACGAATCGGCTCACGGAATCACGTGCAAACGGTTCGGCGGCGGCGTGCACGAGGTGGGGGTCATGCTGATCTACCTGCAGCTCGCGTTCTACTGCAACGTCAGCGATGCCTGGCTCTTTCCGCAGAAGGCGAAGAGGCTCTGGGTCACTTTCTCCGGAGCGTTCTTCGAGCTGTTCCTGTGGGCCCTGGCGACGGTGACTTGGCGCATCACGGAGCCGGACACGTGGTTGCACCTGGCGGCCCTGGTCGTGATGGCGACCTCGGGAGTGAAGTGCCTGTTCAACCTCAATCCGTTGATCAAGCTGGACGGCTACTACCTCCTGAGCGATTTCCTGGACGTCCCGAACCTCAGGTCCAAGGCGTTCGCGTATCTCGGGAACTTCTTCGGGCGGCTGTGGGGCCGCCCGCCCTCGGGGACGGGCAACGCGACGCCGCGCGAGAAACGGATCTTCATCGTCTACGGTCTGCTGGCTTCCGTGTTCTCCTTCCTGATGCTCGGGCTGATCCTGCTGCACATCCAGGATCGCCTCGTGGCGCGTTACCAGGGTATCGGGTTCCTCATCTTCGCCGCGATCGTCGCGATCCTCTTTCGCAACCCCCTTCGCCGGCTCCTGTCCCGGCCGGTCGCCGCGCTCGCGCCCACCGGCGCCGCGTCGATCTGGAAACGCCGTCCCGTGAGAGCGTCACTTCTCCTGGCGGCGGTTTTCGCGGCCGCCTGCTTCGGGCGCATGCCCCTCAAGGTCTCCGGTGAGTTCAAGATCATGCCTTCGCAGAACGCCGACATCGTCGCCCTGACGGACGGCGTCATCGAGGAGGTGCCGGTGGAGGAAGGGGCTCGAGTCGGGCCGGGCGATCTGATCGCGCGCATCTCCGACCGTGACTGGCGGGCGGAGCTCGAGAAGACCGAGGCGGAAATCCAGGAAAGACGGGCCACGCTCCGGGTGCTCCAGGAAAGGAGGGTGAGCGCCGGGGCCGCCGTCGAGAAGGGTCAGGAACGTCTCAAATACGGACGTGTCGCCTACCGCAGGCTGCAGACCCTGAGCAAACAGGGGCTGGTGTCGGCCAGGGAATTCGATGAAGCCGCGGAGCAGGTCGCGGTGAGGGGCAAGGAGCTGGACGAGTCCCGTTCCGCACTCAAGGGGGCCGGCGACGACGTCGAGGCGAACGAGGCGGCCGTGGCCCGCCTGGAGACGCAGCGCGAGTATATCGAAGGGCAGATTCGCCTCCTGGGGCTCGTGACGCCGCACGCCGGCGTGGTCGCCACCCCCCGGATGAAGGAAAAGATCGGCCAGTACGTGAAGAAGGGAGATCTGGTCGCCAAGGTTCTCGAGCTCAGCACGGTCACGGCCGAGATCGAGATTCCCGAGAGGGAGATCGCCGACGTGCGCGTGGGTCAGAGCGTCCTTCTGAAGGCGCGCGCGCTGGCGGGGCGGACATTCTCGGGGACGGTGACCGCCATCGCTCCGGCCGTCGCGTCGGCGGAAGGGCAGCCGTGGCTCAAGGTCGTCCGCGTCACTACGGCCCTGGACAACGCCGACCAACTCCTCAAGGCGGAGATGACCGGGACCGCGAAGATCATCTGCGGCCGGAGGTCGGTCCTCGACCTCCTGACACGCCGGCTGGCGCGCTATTTCCGCGTCGAATTCTGGTCGTGGTGGTGA
- a CDS encoding PQQ-binding-like beta-propeller repeat protein, with protein sequence MKGDIRWQQVTPAGALLVSTDAALAAVDIERGQIAWEKPELGGLPADSVRTIEGSLLIEAERPGLLLVFDPVTGAVVFDSRRLNVTQVTTRRVLPQSGTLLVHGRRAAGPPIVALYDLSAGTQRWASESLFQQGEPRRTGLAGLMQNVVRAASGSTALEILQAGPDMIVVHTLTGLRALDARTGTVRWSAVLPTARAGNPARHVRLYPSRKKHDRLYVSFDDRLMAYALADGRALWARPALVEGWVHDIVQHPDGIVILPESPPAGEATGSVRIVNGIVQTGLNVARYEDGTTIAAKPLRMRGTVMDAMIAGGSVVLAVDAESRTFVNVLDVATATVRLKKDVKIKGRLDYAELTPAGLLYISRPDAATNAEVNIIDLASGEPRFKDAIESGRPLSSGDYNAARYSLHHAVEGRTLYVFASRDHRLYAVDRDSGTFKALGGEIEMQGGEDPTDMEIRPSGLILIAPQNLVVVARDGQVKHQTYYPAPRLPGLLRALYGIEAVRAGLYGAAASAYGDAFAQASRTATDSNTQRAAGELATAFTQGGAELTGYSRQAAALASKRFRASLTVPGSVFMLTPAPEGKGNVLLQVAKDTAQPRALVDLGKEREPVYAVDDVAGMLFLQTSPGTLVGYRL encoded by the coding sequence GTGAAGGGAGACATCCGCTGGCAGCAGGTCACGCCGGCGGGCGCGCTCCTCGTCTCGACCGACGCCGCGCTCGCGGCCGTCGATATCGAGCGCGGGCAGATCGCGTGGGAGAAGCCCGAGCTCGGCGGGCTGCCGGCCGACAGCGTCCGCACGATCGAGGGGTCGCTCCTCATCGAGGCGGAGCGTCCGGGATTGCTGCTCGTCTTCGACCCGGTGACCGGCGCGGTCGTCTTCGATTCCCGGCGCCTGAACGTGACCCAGGTCACCACCCGTCGTGTGCTGCCGCAGAGCGGCACCCTGCTCGTCCACGGTCGGCGCGCGGCGGGACCGCCGATCGTGGCGCTGTACGATCTCTCGGCCGGCACGCAGCGCTGGGCCAGTGAATCGCTCTTCCAGCAAGGCGAGCCCAGGCGAACCGGGTTGGCCGGGCTCATGCAGAACGTGGTTCGCGCGGCCTCGGGATCCACCGCGCTGGAGATCCTGCAGGCGGGGCCGGACATGATCGTCGTGCACACGCTGACGGGACTGCGGGCGCTCGACGCGCGCACCGGCACTGTGCGCTGGTCCGCCGTGCTGCCCACCGCCCGCGCCGGCAACCCCGCGCGGCACGTGCGGCTCTACCCGTCGCGCAAGAAGCACGATCGCCTGTACGTGAGCTTCGACGACCGGCTCATGGCCTACGCCCTCGCCGACGGCCGGGCGCTCTGGGCCAGGCCCGCGCTGGTGGAGGGCTGGGTGCACGACATCGTGCAGCACCCGGATGGCATCGTCATCCTCCCGGAATCACCCCCGGCAGGCGAGGCGACGGGCAGCGTGCGGATCGTGAACGGTATTGTGCAGACGGGGCTGAACGTCGCGCGCTACGAAGATGGGACAACGATCGCCGCCAAGCCGCTGCGCATGCGCGGCACCGTGATGGACGCGATGATCGCCGGTGGCTCGGTCGTGCTCGCGGTGGACGCCGAGTCGCGCACGTTCGTGAACGTGCTGGACGTGGCGACGGCCACCGTGCGCCTGAAAAAGGATGTGAAGATCAAGGGCCGGCTCGACTACGCCGAGCTCACGCCTGCAGGGTTGCTCTACATCTCGCGGCCCGACGCCGCGACCAATGCCGAGGTGAACATCATCGATCTCGCGAGCGGCGAGCCCCGCTTCAAGGACGCCATCGAGAGCGGCAGGCCGTTGAGCTCGGGCGACTACAACGCCGCGCGCTACTCCCTGCATCATGCCGTGGAAGGACGAACGCTCTATGTGTTCGCCAGCCGCGACCACCGGCTGTACGCCGTCGATCGCGACAGCGGCACCTTCAAGGCGCTCGGCGGCGAGATCGAGATGCAGGGGGGCGAAGATCCGACCGACATGGAGATCCGGCCCTCGGGGCTCATCCTCATCGCGCCGCAGAACCTCGTGGTCGTGGCGCGGGATGGGCAGGTGAAGCATCAGACCTATTACCCGGCGCCGCGGCTTCCGGGGCTGCTGCGCGCGCTCTACGGGATCGAAGCCGTGCGGGCCGGACTGTACGGCGCCGCCGCCTCGGCTTACGGCGACGCCTTCGCCCAGGCATCGCGCACCGCCACGGATTCCAACACGCAACGCGCCGCCGGGGAGCTGGCGACGGCATTCACGCAGGGCGGAGCAGAGCTCACCGGCTATTCGCGCCAGGCGGCGGCGCTCGCCTCAAAGCGCTTCCGGGCGTCGCTCACCGTCCCGGGATCGGTCTTCATGTTGACGCCGGCGCCCGAGGGGAAAGGCAACGTGCTGCTTCAGGTCGCCAAGGACACCGCGCAGCCTCGGGCGCTAGTGGATCTGGGCAAGGAGCGCGAGCCGGTGTACGCCGTGGACGACGTCGCCGGCATGCTCTTCCTGCAGACTTCGCCGGGGACGCTGGTTGGATACCGGCTGTAA